From Heterodontus francisci isolate sHetFra1 chromosome 9, sHetFra1.hap1, whole genome shotgun sequence, the proteins below share one genomic window:
- the LOC137373770 gene encoding guanine nucleotide-binding protein G(I)/G(S)/G(O) subunit gamma-2, producing MASNNTAGIAQARKMVEQLKMEANIDRIKVSKAAADLMAYCEAHAKEDPLMSPVPASENPFREKKFFCAIL from the exons ATGGCTAGCAACAACACAGCAGGCATAGCACAAGCCAGAAAGATGGTGGAACAGCTGAAAATGGAAGCCAACATTGACAGAATAAAG GTATCCAAAGCAGCAGCAGATTTGATGGCTTACTGCGAAGCTCATGCTAAAGAAGACCCTCTAATGTCACCGGTTCCTGCATCAGAAAACCCCTTCAGAGAGAAGAAGTTCTTTTGTGCCATCCTGTAA